Proteins co-encoded in one Corylus avellana chromosome ca9, CavTom2PMs-1.0 genomic window:
- the LOC132161975 gene encoding uncharacterized protein LOC132161975 translates to MSIRYLLSSRVCSVFLVCSVFLSCFPGLVISGFVTLEFMEIFKTHEWLHGKPTVYFMCKGENKTMLPDVKEVHVLYSFKGEESWQPLTDFSSKKCKRCGFYEEDKFKSDDKFEEWEFCPSDFSIPDGKYIRIKDKEFNATFLCPECVPFANASNSASDSHDGGKGMHVAVIILIIAVVSTVSILGVVAAYKYWQRRKREHDQARFLKLFEDGDDIEDELGLGIVI, encoded by the exons ATGTCGATTCGGTACCTATTGAGTTCTAGGGTTTGTTCTGTTTTTCTCGTCTGCTCCGTCTTCCTCAGCTGCTTTCCAG GATTGGTTATATCGGGATTTGTTACACTGGAATTCATGGAGATTTTCAAAACCCACGAGTGGCTCCACGGAAAACCAACGGTTTATTTCATGTGTAAAGGGGAGAACAAGACGATGCTGCCAGATGTGAAGGAAGTGCATGTCTTGTATAGTTTCAAGGGTGAAGAGTCTTGGCAG CCTCTGACAGATTTTTCAAGTAAAAAGTGCAAGCGGTGTGGGTTTTATGAGGAGGATAAGTTCAAATCAGATGACAAATTTGAAGAGTGGGAATTTTGTCCCAGTGACTTCAGTATTCCTGATGGGAAATATATCCGAATCAAGGACAAGGAatttaatgctacttttttgTGTCCGGAGTGCGTTCCTTTTGCAAATG CTTCCAATTCTGCATCTGACTCGCATGACGGAGGAAAGGGAATGCATGTTGCTGTAATCATATTGATCATTGCTGTGGTCTCAACTGTATCCATTCTCGGAGTAGTGGCTGCATATAAATACTGGCAAAGGAGGAAGAGGGAACATGATCAGGCTCGGTTTCTGAAGTTGTTCGAAGACGGGGACGACATTGAGGATGAATTGGGCCTTGGCATTGTAatatga